The Montipora foliosa isolate CH-2021 chromosome 1, ASM3666993v2, whole genome shotgun sequence genome has a window encoding:
- the LOC138001765 gene encoding uncharacterized protein isoform X2, which translates to MQEENWLEEKATLLMSIREKEKKLKEYEQTFLPTTNHDERDIVKENSLRKDAEALQSKELEDENEALISSTESIQSENLRKQALM; encoded by the exons ATGCAAGAAGAAAACTGGCTTGAAGAGAAAGCTACGCTTTTGATGAGCATTAGAGAGAAGGAAAAAAAGCTGAAAGAGTATGAACAG ACATTTCTTCCAACCACCAATCATGATGAAAGGGACATTGTTAAG gaaaatagttTAAGAAAAGATGCAGAGGCACTTCAATCTAAG GAGCTTGAGGATGAAAATGAAGCATTAATTTCTTCTACTGAAAGTATTCAATCAGAAAATTTGAGGAAACAAGCTTTGATGTGA
- the LOC138001765 gene encoding protein hook homolog isoform X1, whose protein sequence is MQEENWLEEKATLLMSIREKEKKLKEYEQTFLPTTNHDERDIVKENSLRKDAEALQSKVDTLRQEVEVLRLKKKLKELEDENEALISSTESIQSENLRKQALM, encoded by the exons ATGCAAGAAGAAAACTGGCTTGAAGAGAAAGCTACGCTTTTGATGAGCATTAGAGAGAAGGAAAAAAAGCTGAAAGAGTATGAACAG ACATTTCTTCCAACCACCAATCATGATGAAAGGGACATTGTTAAG gaaaatagttTAAGAAAAGATGCAGAGGCACTTCAATCTAAG GTAGATACACTTAGACAAGAAGTTGAAGTACTCAGACTAAAGAAGAAGCTGAAG GAGCTTGAGGATGAAAATGAAGCATTAATTTCTTCTACTGAAAGTATTCAATCAGAAAATTTGAGGAAACAAGCTTTGATGTGA